The Sphingomonas sanxanigenens DSM 19645 = NX02 genome includes a region encoding these proteins:
- a CDS encoding glycoside hydrolase family 43 protein, giving the protein MIGMMPAIVYAQAEEPRAPDGRRYLSQPLVSEIYTADPSAHVWNGKIYIYPSHDIDGPAAEDDLGGHFEMRDYRILSMDRIGGKVTVHPVALDVKQVPWAEKQMWAPDAAHRNGTYYLYFPAKDRQGAFRIGVATSKSPVGPFKANPQPIKGSFSIDPSVFTDDDGKSYMYFGGIWGGQLQRNTTGNYDPNGSKTDLEAPEKPALTPKVARLDGTMMEFAETPRDALIVDEAGKPLLGGDTDRRFFEAAWMHKYKGKYYLSYSTGDTHYLVYAIGDSPYGPFTYKGRVLEPVQGWTTHHSIVEKDGRWWLFYADSQLSGQTRLRNVKVTELFYNADGTIRTIDPFVK; this is encoded by the coding sequence ATGATCGGGATGATGCCCGCCATTGTATATGCGCAGGCCGAAGAACCGCGCGCGCCCGATGGCCGCCGCTATCTCTCGCAGCCATTGGTCAGCGAGATCTACACCGCCGATCCTTCCGCCCATGTGTGGAACGGCAAGATCTACATATATCCCAGCCACGACATCGACGGCCCCGCCGCCGAGGACGATCTGGGCGGCCATTTCGAGATGCGGGATTACCGCATCCTGAGCATGGACCGGATCGGCGGCAAGGTGACGGTGCATCCGGTCGCGCTTGACGTGAAGCAGGTGCCCTGGGCCGAAAAGCAGATGTGGGCGCCCGACGCCGCGCATCGCAACGGCACCTACTATCTCTATTTTCCCGCGAAGGACCGGCAGGGCGCCTTCCGCATCGGCGTCGCCACCTCCAAGTCGCCGGTCGGGCCGTTCAAGGCCAATCCGCAGCCGATCAAGGGCAGCTTCTCGATCGATCCGTCGGTGTTCACCGACGATGACGGCAAGAGCTATATGTATTTCGGCGGGATCTGGGGCGGACAGCTCCAGCGCAACACCACCGGCAACTATGACCCGAACGGCTCCAAGACCGATCTCGAGGCGCCTGAAAAGCCGGCACTGACGCCCAAGGTCGCCCGGCTCGACGGCACCATGATGGAGTTCGCCGAAACGCCGCGCGACGCGCTGATCGTCGATGAGGCCGGCAAGCCGTTGCTCGGCGGCGACACCGACCGCCGCTTCTTCGAGGCGGCGTGGATGCACAAGTACAAGGGCAAATATTATCTGAGCTACTCGACCGGCGACACGCACTATCTCGTCTACGCGATCGGCGATTCGCCCTACGGCCCCTTCACCTACAAGGGCCGCGTCCTCGAGCCGGTGCAGGGCTGGACCACGCACCATTCGATCGTCGAGAAGGACGGGCGCTGGTGGCTGTTCTACGCCGACAGCCAGCTTTCCGGACAGACCCGCCTGCGCAACGTGAAGGTGACCGAGCTGTTCTACAATGCGGACGGCACGATCCGCACCATCGATCCGTTCGTCAAGTGA
- a CDS encoding hemerythrin domain-containing protein, whose product MASTTKSKAAAHQARRTSTPKPGTRRKAVAAEPIADTGASAAATAEDPVSPSASFDRSNVFKIAGAAALGVVAGLAANFGRKLAVQAPTVLAGGWRDALAAEHKAVLRLFELIEATDDSQTARRSVLLTQIKHALGKHAFQEENVIYPALRDHGEGTEAERLVSDHGEVKHALFELERMPRQGEAFIARLRALRSSLEVHMRAEEEDLFPLLDARLDEAASRELTSRMNKEGLKLA is encoded by the coding sequence ATGGCGAGCACGACGAAGAGCAAGGCCGCGGCGCACCAGGCCAGGCGCACGTCCACCCCCAAACCCGGCACCCGGCGAAAGGCCGTGGCCGCCGAACCGATCGCGGATACAGGCGCCTCGGCCGCGGCTACGGCGGAAGATCCCGTCAGCCCCAGCGCCAGCTTCGACCGGTCCAACGTCTTCAAGATCGCCGGCGCCGCGGCACTCGGCGTCGTTGCCGGCCTTGCCGCCAATTTCGGCCGCAAGCTCGCGGTGCAGGCGCCCACCGTGCTTGCCGGCGGCTGGCGCGACGCCCTGGCCGCCGAGCACAAGGCGGTGCTGCGGCTGTTCGAACTGATCGAAGCCACCGATGACAGCCAGACCGCTCGCCGCAGCGTCCTGCTCACCCAGATCAAGCATGCGTTGGGCAAGCATGCCTTCCAGGAAGAGAATGTGATCTACCCCGCCCTGCGCGACCATGGCGAGGGCACCGAAGCCGAGCGGCTGGTCAGCGACCATGGCGAGGTGAAGCACGCCCTGTTCGAGCTGGAACGGATGCCGCGCCAGGGTGAGGCCTTCATCGCCCGGCTGCGCGCGTTGCGCAGCAGCCTGGAGGTGCACATGCGGGCCGAGGAAGAGGATCTGTTCCCCCTCCTCGATGCGCGGCTCGACGAGGCTGCGTCGCGCGAACTGACGAGCCGGATGAACAAGGAAGGCCTCAAGCTCGCCTGA
- a CDS encoding glutathione S-transferase family protein, with protein MLKLILGNKAYSSWSLRGWLAAKQSGLSFEEVVVPLYDADWDKRREGDEFAPSSGKVPILWDGEIVVWDSLAIIEWLAEKTERSRFWPEDDGARAMARSMAAEMHSSFAALRRTLSMNIRQQFPPRPLAPDVFADVTRVLTLWAQARARYGGTGDFLFGAFGAADIMFAPVVTRFVTYSVPVPRFAAPYMDAVLNHPYMQDWLAAAQEEAWVIERFETPPAT; from the coding sequence ATGCTCAAGCTGATCCTCGGCAACAAGGCCTATTCCTCCTGGTCGCTCCGCGGCTGGCTCGCGGCCAAGCAATCGGGCCTGTCCTTCGAAGAGGTCGTCGTGCCGCTGTACGACGCCGATTGGGACAAGCGCCGCGAAGGCGACGAGTTCGCTCCCTCCTCCGGCAAGGTGCCGATCCTGTGGGACGGCGAGATCGTCGTCTGGGATTCGCTGGCGATCATCGAATGGCTGGCGGAAAAGACCGAACGCAGCCGGTTCTGGCCCGAGGATGACGGCGCGCGCGCGATGGCGCGGTCGATGGCGGCGGAGATGCATTCGAGCTTCGCGGCGCTGCGCCGCACCCTCAGCATGAACATCCGCCAGCAATTTCCGCCGCGGCCACTGGCGCCGGACGTGTTCGCCGACGTCACCCGGGTCCTTACGCTTTGGGCGCAGGCACGTGCGCGCTACGGCGGAACCGGCGATTTCCTGTTCGGCGCATTCGGCGCCGCGGATATCATGTTCGCACCCGTTGTCACCCGCTTCGTCACCTATTCGGTGCCCGTCCCGCGCTTCGCGGCGCCCTACATGGATGCGGTTCTGAACCACCCCTATATGCAGGACTGGCTGGCGGCGGCGCAGGAGGAAGCCTGGGTGATCGAGCGTTTCGAGACACCGCCGGCGACCTGA
- the yihA gene encoding ribosome biogenesis GTP-binding protein YihA/YsxC: MSDEADEGAADARAELVEAARKLFAGPVEFLKSAPELRFLPDPDVPEVAFAGRSNVGKSSLLNGLTNRNGLARTSNTPGRTQELNYFDVGAPPVMRLVDMPGYGFAKAPKDMVRKWRYLVNDYLRGRQVLKRALVLIDSRHGIKDVDRDIMKMLDDAAVSYRLVLTKADKIKATELTAVLEQTGTEARTRPAAHPEIIVTSSETGLGMAELRAAVFESITG; this comes from the coding sequence GTGAGCGACGAAGCGGATGAGGGCGCGGCGGACGCACGGGCCGAACTGGTCGAGGCGGCGCGAAAGCTGTTCGCGGGGCCGGTCGAGTTCCTGAAATCGGCCCCGGAGCTGCGCTTCCTCCCCGATCCGGACGTGCCCGAGGTGGCGTTCGCAGGCCGCTCCAACGTCGGCAAATCGTCGCTGCTGAACGGCCTCACCAACCGCAACGGCCTCGCCCGCACGTCCAACACCCCGGGCCGCACGCAGGAGCTCAACTATTTCGACGTCGGCGCGCCGCCGGTGATGCGGCTGGTCGACATGCCGGGCTATGGCTTCGCCAAGGCGCCCAAGGACATGGTCCGCAAGTGGCGCTATCTGGTGAACGACTATCTGCGCGGCCGGCAGGTGCTGAAGCGCGCGCTGGTGCTGATCGATTCGCGTCACGGCATCAAGGATGTCGATCGCGACATCATGAAGATGCTGGACGACGCTGCGGTCAGCTATCGCCTGGTGCTCACCAAGGCGGACAAGATCAAGGCGACCGAACTGACGGCGGTGCTGGAGCAGACCGGAACCGAAGCGCGTACCCGCCCCGCCGCGCATCCGGAGATCATCGTCACGTCCAGCGAAACCGGCCTCGGCATGGCAGAGTTGCGTGCGGCCGTGTTCGAATCGATCACGGGTTAG